The Buchnera aphidicola (Takecallis arundicolens) genome has a window encoding:
- a CDS encoding class I SAM-dependent methyltransferase, giving the protein MTYKINIINHTNKKKLSFIQNTWNIKHDCKSKFSLIINKNRIELKNHSIICKNNIWVEFNYKKMKLYEYDKKIKMIQAIGIKKNIFPNILDATTGLGKDAFIFFSHGCHVTMVERNPIISILLYDGLKRSYKDNNIKNLIKQRMHLIYNTSFNINKFNIKQPDVIYLDPMFPKIKKKALSKKTIRTIQDIVGYDTDSDLLLSKCISFAIKRVVVKRPKQSYHLANIKPHHIIKTKKHRFDIYVK; this is encoded by the coding sequence ATGACATATAAAATAAATATTATTAATCATACAAACAAAAAAAAATTATCATTTATTCAAAATACTTGGAATATTAAACATGACTGTAAATCAAAATTTTCTTTGATTATTAACAAAAATCGAATTGAGTTAAAAAACCACTCTATAATATGTAAAAACAATATATGGGTGGAATTTAATTATAAAAAAATGAAACTATATGAATATGATAAAAAAATAAAAATGATACAAGCTATTGGAATAAAAAAAAATATTTTTCCAAATATTTTAGATGCTACTACTGGATTAGGAAAAGATGCATTTATATTTTTTTCACATGGATGTCATGTCACTATGGTCGAACGTAATCCAATTATATCAATTTTACTATATGATGGATTAAAAAGAAGTTATAAAGATAATAATATTAAAAATTTAATAAAACAACGTATGCATTTAATTTATAATACAAGTTTTAATATTAACAAATTTAATATAAAACAACCTGATGTTATTTATTTAGACCCTATGTTCCCAAAAATAAAAAAAAAAGCACTATCTAAAAAAACAATACGAACAATTCAAGATATAGTTGGTTATGATACAGATTCTGATTTATTACTATCAAAATGCATATCATTTGCTATAAAACGTGTTGTTGTAAAACGACCTAAACAATCATATCACCTTGCAAATATTAAACCGCATCATATTATTAAAACAAAAAAACATCGTTTTGATATTTACGTAAAATAA
- a CDS encoding MFS transporter, with translation MSDFNKKYDKQHVITNFPCDRKEYIGRETIKFKKVIIALFSAGLATFSILYCVQPILPTFSSEFHLTPAQSSLSLSAATASMAIGMLFTGSLSDTFGRKIIMSISLLLATSLTILCSAMHTWIEVIILRMLTGLTLSGVAAVAMTYLSEEIHPNVLPFAIGLYISGNTIGGFSGRFLSSVLVNYFSWEKSLFIIGLVSLTGSILFLILLPNSKNFISISLKPNKIMRSFFIQCNDNVLSTLFFIGFILMGSFVTLFNYVGYRLMIKPFFLNQIVIGLLSVVYLTGAYSSPKASEFIVQYGRRNVLIWSLLIMVFGIIITQWNILIFIILGLMMFSSGFFSAHSVSSSWIGYRSKIAKGQASSLYLCCYYLGSSILGTFGGVFWSFGNWFGISIFIITMLLIGAKTVHRIDINTE, from the coding sequence TTGTCTGATTTCAATAAAAAATATGATAAACAACATGTAATTACTAATTTTCCATGCGATCGTAAAGAATATATCGGACGTGAAACTATAAAATTTAAAAAAGTAATCATTGCCTTATTTTCAGCTGGATTAGCTACTTTTTCAATTTTATATTGTGTACAACCAATTTTACCTACTTTTTCAAGTGAATTTCATTTAACACCCGCACAGAGTAGTTTATCATTGTCTGCGGCTACAGCATCTATGGCGATTGGTATGTTATTTACTGGTTCTTTATCAGATACATTCGGTCGTAAAATTATTATGAGTATATCATTATTATTAGCTACCTCACTAACTATTTTGTGTTCTGCAATGCATACGTGGATTGAAGTTATTATCTTAAGGATGTTAACTGGATTAACATTAAGTGGTGTGGCTGCTGTTGCTATGACTTATTTAAGCGAGGAAATACATCCTAATGTATTGCCTTTTGCAATAGGACTATATATTAGTGGTAATACTATTGGTGGTTTTTCTGGTAGGTTTTTAAGTAGTGTATTAGTAAATTATTTTTCTTGGGAAAAATCGCTTTTTATTATTGGTTTAGTATCATTAACTGGATCTATATTATTTTTAATCTTATTACCTAATTCTAAGAATTTTATTAGCATTTCTTTGAAACCGAATAAAATTATGCGTAGTTTTTTTATACAATGTAATGATAATGTATTATCGACTTTATTTTTTATTGGTTTTATTTTGATGGGTAGTTTTGTTACTTTGTTTAATTATGTTGGTTATCGATTAATGATTAAACCATTTTTTTTAAATCAAATTGTTATAGGATTATTATCTGTTGTATATTTAACGGGAGCATATAGTTCTCCTAAAGCTAGTGAATTTATTGTGCAGTATGGTAGAAGAAATGTATTAATTTGGTCCTTATTAATTATGGTTTTTGGTATTATTATTACACAATGGAATATTTTAATTTTTATTATTTTAGGATTAATGATGTTTTCTAGTGGTTTTTTTTCTGCTCATTCTGTTTCAAGCAGTTGGATAGGTTATCGTTCTAAAATAGCAAAAGGTCAAGCATCTTCATTATATTTATGTTGTTATTATTTAGGTTCAAGTATACTTGGTACATTTGGAGGTGTTTTTTGGTCTTTTGGTAATTGGTTTGGGATTTCTATATTTATTATTACCATGCTATTAATCGGTGCAAAAACTGTACATCGTATTGATATTAATACAGAATAA
- the dapF gene encoding diaminopimelate epimerase: MLNKNKILYFSKMHGLGNDFVILDRINQEFYLSSKIVQKISDRNTGIGFDQLLIVESAKNINYDFYYRIFNANGSEVAQCGNGARCFSYFIYLKNMTKKRNIIVKTKNSHISIQFINKKNIIVNMGKPKFNELNIPEFVLKNFSLKTISIHDYTITYGTIFIGNPHCVIIVNNINQYPILNIGKLLNNHPLFPEGVNVNYIQVISADQIILRVYERGVGETQACGSGACASVIFGIIQGILKKKVLVTLPGGNLEISWNGFGHDVYMTGPAEHVYDGYINKKLFQF, translated from the coding sequence ATGTTAAATAAAAATAAAATATTATATTTTTCAAAAATGCATGGTTTAGGTAACGATTTTGTCATTTTAGATAGAATTAATCAAGAATTTTATTTATCAAGTAAAATAGTACAAAAAATATCTGATCGAAATACTGGTATTGGGTTTGATCAATTATTAATAGTTGAAAGTGCAAAAAATATTAATTATGATTTTTATTATCGAATTTTTAATGCTAATGGTTCTGAGGTAGCACAGTGTGGTAATGGTGCTAGATGTTTTTCATATTTTATATATCTGAAAAATATGACGAAAAAACGAAATATTATAGTAAAGACAAAAAATAGTCATATTTCAATTCAATTTATTAATAAAAAAAATATTATTGTCAACATGGGTAAGCCAAAATTTAATGAATTAAATATTCCAGAGTTTGTATTAAAAAATTTTAGTTTAAAAACAATTAGCATACATGATTATACAATAACATATGGTACAATTTTTATTGGAAATCCACATTGTGTTATTATTGTAAATAACATTAATCAATATCCAATATTAAATATTGGAAAATTATTAAATAATCATCCTTTATTTCCAGAAGGTGTTAATGTTAATTATATACAAGTTATATCCGCAGATCAGATTATTTTACGTGTGTATGAACGAGGTGTAGGTGAAACACAAGCATGTGGTAGCGGTGCATGTGCTTCAGTTATATTTGGTATTATACAGGGAATTTTAAAAAAAAAAGTGCTTGTTACTCTACCTGGCGGTAATTTAGAAATTTCTTGGAATGGATTTGGACATGATGTTTATATGACTGGCCCTGCCGAACATGTATATGATGGTTATATTAATAAAAAACTTTTTCAATTTTAA
- the cyaY gene encoding iron donor protein CyaY — MDKFMNLKQSEFHNLYNIILTKIENYLDHLSYENDLDYEINHQIMTISFSKKSKIIISKQEFLKQIWLATKKNGYHFSYKNNNWICNRNKINFWDILKESFYLQGGIKLKI, encoded by the coding sequence TTGGATAAATTTATGAATCTTAAACAATCTGAATTTCATAATCTATATAATATAATTTTAACAAAAATTGAAAATTATTTAGATCATTTAAGTTATGAAAATGATTTAGATTATGAAATTAATCATCAAATTATGACAATATCATTTTCTAAAAAAAGTAAAATTATTATTAGTAAACAAGAATTTTTAAAACAAATATGGTTGGCAACAAAAAAGAATGGGTATCATTTTTCTTATAAAAATAATAATTGGATTTGTAATCGTAATAAAATTAACTTTTGGGATATTTTAAAAGAATCATTTTATTTACAAGGAGGAATTAAACTTAAAATTTAA
- the rho gene encoding transcription termination factor Rho, whose product MNLTTLKNMLVSELIILGNKIGLENLARMRKQDIIFTILKQHAKGGENIFGDGVLEILQDGFGFLRSSDSSYLAGPDDIYISPSQIRRFNLRTGDTIAGKIRPPKEGERYFALLKVNKVNYEKPENARTKILFENLTPLHANSRLRMERGNGSTEDLTTRVLDLAAPIGRGQRGLIVAPPKAGKTMLLQNIAQSIAQNHSDCVLIVLLIDERPEEVTEMQRLVKGEVIASTFDEPALRHIQVAEMVIEKAKRLVEHKKDVVVLLDSVTRLARAYNTVVPASGKVLTGGVDANALHRPKRFFGAARNVEEGGSLTIIATSLIDTGSKMDEVIYEEFKGTGNMELLLSRKIAEKRVFPAIDYNRSGTRKEELLTSSEELKKMWILRKIIHPMNEIDAMDFLINKLSMTKTNYEFFNMMQRI is encoded by the coding sequence ATGAATCTTACTACACTGAAAAATATGTTAGTTTCTGAATTAATTATTCTTGGTAATAAGATCGGACTAGAAAATTTAGCTCGAATGCGAAAACAAGATATTATTTTTACTATTCTAAAACAACATGCAAAAGGTGGTGAAAATATCTTTGGAGATGGAGTTTTAGAAATATTGCAAGATGGATTTGGTTTTTTACGTTCTTCAGATAGTTCATATTTAGCTGGTCCCGACGATATATATATATCACCAAGTCAAATCCGTAGATTTAATTTACGAACAGGCGATACTATTGCTGGTAAGATTAGACCACCAAAAGAAGGTGAAAGGTATTTTGCTTTATTAAAAGTTAATAAAGTGAATTATGAAAAACCAGAAAATGCACGTACTAAAATTTTATTTGAAAATTTAACGCCATTACATGCTAATTCACGACTCAGAATGGAAAGAGGTAATGGATCTACTGAAGATTTAACGACGCGTGTTTTAGATTTAGCGGCTCCTATTGGTAGGGGACAAAGAGGGTTAATTGTAGCTCCACCAAAAGCTGGAAAAACCATGTTATTGCAAAATATTGCTCAGAGTATTGCACAAAATCATTCCGACTGTGTTTTAATAGTCTTATTAATTGATGAACGACCTGAAGAAGTAACAGAAATGCAACGATTAGTAAAAGGTGAAGTTATAGCTTCAACGTTTGATGAACCAGCTCTGCGACATATTCAAGTGGCAGAGATGGTTATTGAAAAAGCTAAGCGTTTAGTGGAACATAAAAAAGATGTTGTTGTTTTATTAGATTCTGTTACCAGGTTAGCTAGAGCTTATAATACAGTTGTACCTGCTTCAGGAAAAGTATTAACAGGTGGCGTAGATGCTAATGCTTTACACCGACCAAAACGTTTTTTTGGAGCTGCAAGAAATGTAGAAGAAGGGGGTAGCCTAACAATTATTGCTACGTCATTGATTGATACAGGATCTAAAATGGACGAAGTAATTTATGAAGAATTTAAAGGTACAGGTAATATGGAATTATTATTATCCCGAAAGATTGCAGAAAAGCGTGTTTTTCCAGCAATTGATTATAATCGTTCGGGAACTAGAAAAGAAGAATTATTAACTTCGTCTGAAGAATTAAAAAAAATGTGGATTTTGAGAAAAATCATTCACCCGATGAATGAAATTGACGCAATGGATTTTTTAATTAATAAATTATCTATGACAAAGACGAATTATGAATTTTTTAATATGATGCAACGTATATAA
- the trxA gene encoding thioredoxin, with translation MNSLIITLTNDNFRAVTRNIDKPVIIDFWADWCGPCKIFVPILEEIAKKYQNSLIVAKVNVDSCKEITLKYSIQSIPTLLLFKEKKLIARNSGVISKTEIEKLLNLHFNIQ, from the coding sequence ATGAATAGTTTAATTATTACTTTAACAAATGATAATTTTCGTGCAGTTACTCGTAATATAGATAAACCTGTTATTATTGATTTTTGGGCAGATTGGTGTGGTCCTTGTAAAATTTTTGTTCCGATTTTAGAAGAAATAGCGAAAAAATATCAAAATTCATTAATTGTAGCAAAAGTTAATGTCGATTCTTGTAAAGAAATTACATTAAAATATTCTATACAAAGTATACCGACATTATTATTATTTAAAGAAAAAAAATTAATTGCAAGAAATTCAGGAGTTATTTCTAAAACTGAAATTGAAAAATTATTAAATTTACATTTTAATATTCAATAA